The sequence AAAACTATTATACATTTTTTTAAAGCTGAGGTCAAGAGTTTTTTAAAATTTTTTATTTGCTAGATTATGTTAAATATCCCTGACCTCTAAGTAACGCTCTAACTTTCGTTTAACTCTTTGAAGAGCATTGTCTATTGACTTTACGTGTCTTCTGAGCTCTTCTGCTATTTCCTGATAGGATTTCCCTTCTAGATATAGCATCAAAACCTTTCTTTCTAAACCACTTAAAATCTCACCCATCTTTTTCTCTATGTCGATATACTCCTCTTGATTTATCATCAGTTCTTCAGGGTCAGTAATTTTGATACCTGATAGTATATCTAAAAGAGTGCGATCTGAATCCTCATCAAATATTGGTTTGTTTAAGGAAACGTACGAGTTCAAAGGTATATGTTTTTGCCTTGTAGCGGTTTTTATAGCAGTAATTATTTGTCTTGTGACACATAGCTCTGCGAAGGATTTAAAGGATGTTAATTTGTCACCTTTAAAATCCCTTATTGCCTTATAAAGACCAATCATACCCTCTTGAATTATGTCTTCTCTATCTGCACCTATTAAAAAATAGGATCTGGCTTTAGAACGGACAAAATTTTTGTATTTGTTGATAATATATTCAGTCGCCTGTATGTCACCCTGACAAGCTAATATGGCGATACTCTCATCTGTCATATCTTCAGCTTCAAATCTTTTTTTAGCAGTCAAAGTCACATTAAAACCCTCCCCCAAAACTTGTGATTCTTATTATACAGGAGTGGGAAATAACCGTCAAGGGTTTTAGTTCCCAAACGGATTTTTAAGGTTTTTAATGTGTTTTGTTACTTATATCACCAATAGTATTTCCCAAACTACTTCTGGAGACTTCATCCCTTCTAGTTGTTGAGTATTAAGGTACTAGTATGGAAACAATTTATATCCCTCTAATAAGGTTGTTTCTTTATGAATTTCTTTGTTTTACTACTTCATACATGAGTATACCAGCAGCAACCCCTGCATTTAAGGAAGATACTTCGCCTTTTAGAGGAATGCTCAAGATTACGTCACAATGTTTTTTAACTAATTGCCCTATTCCCTTTCCTTCTCCCCCGATAACTAAGCAGATTTTCCCTTTGAGATCTGCTTTATAGTACTCAGTTCCATCCATGTCGGCGCCAAATATCCAGTATCCTTTTGCTTTCAAAAGTTCTATTGTTTGTGATAGGTTGGTCACTTGAGCAACTGGAACATGCTCTAAAGCGCCGGCCGCCACTTTGGCCACTGTGAATGTAAGGGGTACAGCTCTATGCTTGGGTATTATTATACCGTCTACTCCTGCTCCATCCCCTGTTCGAATTATAGAACCTAAATTATGGGGGTCTTCAAGGGAGTCTAGTATTACTAAAAATCCTTCTTGCCCTTTTTCTTCTATATTCTTTAAAATCACGTCGATATCTGTGTAGGCTTTTGGGCTAACCATTGCAGCAATACCTTGATGATTTCCGTTTTCTGTTATTTTATCTAGTAATGTTTTATCACACCATTTAATAAGTATATCTGCATTTTTAGCAAGATCTACTATTTTTTGTTCTTTGAAGCCCTTTTGTATATGAATCTTGTTTATAGGCCTCTCACTTTGTAATAATTCTTTTACGGAGTTTTTACCATATACTATATCTTCTTTCATCCTTTAATCGCCTCCAATGTGGGAGCTTTCCCGCAACACATTGTACCTTCTGGACAAAAACCTAGTGTGTCACAGCTTGCCCCAGCATATTTAAATACACTTGGTGCAACTTCCTTAACTTTCTTAAGCATTTCATTTGCCATAGTACGTATTTCCCATTGAGCCCTAACACATGCCCTGTGGTGAAAAAAGTTAAATAATGATCTAGCGTTCATTGTAACTATTATTTTTGTTTCACAGCTATTTGGTAAGGTATATCTGGCATCTTCCTTTGATACACCTAACTCAACGATTCTTTCATATGCTTCCCCTATTTGTTCCATGAGTTTTTCATATATATCATTTGCCTCTTGATTTTGTTTGATAGATGGCGGAGTTATAAATTCAAAATTCTTTTCTGCAACATATCTTTGGGATTTTTGCGAATAGCTAGCTATTCTATGTCTAACTAGTTGATGGGTCAACGCTCGGCTAACACCGCTTATGCCAAAACTAAAGCTAATATGTTCAAAAGGAGATTGATGACCTAAGGATAATAACTTTTCGATAAGTTTTCTCCCCTTTTCACCCTCCATTTTTTTGAGTATATCTTCGATGTCATCAGCAGAGTAACAAAGCCTAGCAGCTGCCGCTACTAACTCCTCACAGTTAGGCGTAAAATTCAGTAGTTCCACTTTCATCTTTAGTCTTCCTCCCCTTGTATTATTTCCACAATGCGGCTCATCAATGTCTCTATTCGCCCAAAATTGTTATTTAAGTAAAGGTAACCCATTACAGCCTCTAACCCTGTAGCATTTTTGTATTCAGCTACTGTAGCACTTTTAGGAAAGGAATTTCCCTTTACATTCCTTCCCCTTAGTGCAATGTTAAGCTCTATCTCTTCAAGTTCATTTTGAATCCTTAAAAAAGCAATACTTTGAGAGGTTGCTTTGTTAAATTTTTCAGCTCTTTTATGAAGTAAGTTCGGCTTATATTTACCACTTCTTAATAACATAGATCTAATATATGTGTCATAAACTGAATCCCCTACAAAAGCTAGGGCTAGTACAGGGATTTCTTTTTCAAGTTGACTTTTATTCAACAAACTTCCACCTCACCCCGCTGGGCGTATCTTCTAGGATTATTCCTTTATCCAGCAACTGATTTCTTATGGCATCAGCTTTTTGAAAATCTCTTTCTTTTCTAGCTAATTGTCTTTCCTCTATTAAACTTTCTATTTCTTCCTCAAGATTTTTAGAGTCCTTTTCCTGTATTAGGTCAAAACAAAAATTTAGTGTTTCAAAGGCTGTTTGCATGTGGTTTAGAGTATTAATATTACTTCCCTCTTTTAAATAAGTATTTACTTCTCTTACCAATTCGAAGAGTATACTTAACCCATCTGCGGTGTTAAAATCGTTATCCATTACTGTATAGTATTTTTCAATCAAACTGTCAACCCTTTTTACAGTTTCAGTTTCATTTTTAGTTTCTATTTGATTTTGAGATACCATTGCGGAAGATTTAATAGCATGCTGTAAGTTAGTATAGCACGTGTTTATCCTTTCCACGCTACGTTCAGCGGATTCTAGTAATTCATCACTGAAATTTATGGGACTTCTGTAATGTGCTGACATAAGGAAAAATCTCAGTGCTAATGGGGTAAATTTTTTCCTCAAATCCCTTACCATTAAGCTATTTCCTTCTGACTTGCCCATTTTTTTATTTTCAATTTGCAAAAATCCAATGTGTAACCAGTACTTAGAAAACGGTTTGTCTGAGAGTCCCTCACTTTGAGCTATCTCGTTTTCATGGTGGGGGAATGCCAGGTCTTCTCCACCTCCATGTATGTCTATGGATTCACCTAGGTATCTTCTAGACATAGCGGAGCATTCTATATGCCATCCTGGTCTTCCTTCACCCCATGGGCTATCCCATTTCGGTTCACTGGGCTTTGCTGCTTTCCAAAGCACAAAATCCAATGGGTTTTTTTTGTTGCGGTCTACTTCTATCCTTGACCCTGATTCCAGTTTTTCTAGGTTTTGGCCAGATAATTTTCCGTATCCATAAAATTTCTGTGTGTCAAAAAATACATCTTCACCACCTTGGTATGCTAAGCCTTTTTTGATCAAACCTTGGATTATATCAATGATTTGTTCGATATTTTCAGTGGCTTTTGGATGTGTGATAGCGTCTTTGATTCTTAAGGATCTTGCATCTTCAAAGTAATTTACTATCATATCCTCTGCAAGTTCCTTTACGGTAACTCCCATCTCATTTGCTTTTACTATAAGCTTATCGTCTATGTCAGTAAAATTTTGTACGTAGTTTACATCATAGCCCCTTTGTACTAAATATTGACGAATAACATCAAACATTAGAAATGTCCGTGCATTTCCAATATGAAAGTAATTATAAACAGTGGGGCCACATACGTACATCCTCACTTTATTCTCTTCTATGGTCTTGAATTTTTCAAGTTTTTTTTCTAAAGTGTTATAAACTTTCATTTTCATCTTTTCCTCCTTTTAATACATCAACTTCTTTTTTCAAATCCTGTACTTGCCGTTGTAGACATGTGAGCATTACCAAAATGGGGTCCGGCAAATTGTTATGATCTAGTTGCTGGTTAACTTTAACACCATTATTAGCCACTATCTTTCCCGGTATACCTACTACAGTTGAGTTAGGTGGCACTTCCTCAAGGACAACTGACCCTGCCCCTATTTTTGAGTTTTCACCCACTGTAAATGGTCCTAACACCTTTGCCCCAGCTCCAATTATGCAGTTTTCCTGGACAGTAGGGTGACGTTTCCCCTTCTCTTTACCTGTACCGCCCAATGTAACTCCTTGGTAAATGGTTACAAAATCCCCTACTTCAGCGGTTTCACCTATAACTACACCTGTACCATGATCTATAAATACCCCTTTGCCTATTGTAGCACCAGGATGTATTTCTATCCCTGTAACCCATCTAGAAAACTGCGAAATAAATCTCGCCAATGTCACCATTTTCCTTTTGTAAAATTTATTTGCTAGTCTATG comes from Alkalicella caledoniensis and encodes:
- the thyX gene encoding FAD-dependent thymidylate synthase, which encodes MKVELLNFTPNCEELVAAAARLCYSADDIEDILKKMEGEKGRKLIEKLLSLGHQSPFEHISFSFGISGVSRALTHQLVRHRIASYSQKSQRYVAEKNFEFITPPSIKQNQEANDIYEKLMEQIGEAYERIVELGVSKEDARYTLPNSCETKIIVTMNARSLFNFFHHRACVRAQWEIRTMANEMLKKVKEVAPSVFKYAGASCDTLGFCPEGTMCCGKAPTLEAIKG
- the sigH gene encoding RNA polymerase sporulation sigma factor SigH codes for the protein MTAKKRFEAEDMTDESIAILACQGDIQATEYIINKYKNFVRSKARSYFLIGADREDIIQEGMIGLYKAIRDFKGDKLTSFKSFAELCVTRQIITAIKTATRQKHIPLNSYVSLNKPIFDEDSDRTLLDILSGIKITDPEELMINQEEYIDIEKKMGEILSGLERKVLMLYLEGKSYQEIAEELRRHVKSIDNALQRVKRKLERYLEVRDI
- the cysS gene encoding cysteine--tRNA ligase; this translates as MKVYNTLEKKLEKFKTIEENKVRMYVCGPTVYNYFHIGNARTFLMFDVIRQYLVQRGYDVNYVQNFTDIDDKLIVKANEMGVTVKELAEDMIVNYFEDARSLRIKDAITHPKATENIEQIIDIIQGLIKKGLAYQGGEDVFFDTQKFYGYGKLSGQNLEKLESGSRIEVDRNKKNPLDFVLWKAAKPSEPKWDSPWGEGRPGWHIECSAMSRRYLGESIDIHGGGEDLAFPHHENEIAQSEGLSDKPFSKYWLHIGFLQIENKKMGKSEGNSLMVRDLRKKFTPLALRFFLMSAHYRSPINFSDELLESAERSVERINTCYTNLQHAIKSSAMVSQNQIETKNETETVKRVDSLIEKYYTVMDNDFNTADGLSILFELVREVNTYLKEGSNINTLNHMQTAFETLNFCFDLIQEKDSKNLEEEIESLIEERQLARKERDFQKADAIRNQLLDKGIILEDTPSGVRWKFVE
- the rlmB gene encoding 23S rRNA (guanosine(2251)-2'-O)-methyltransferase RlmB: MKEDIVYGKNSVKELLQSERPINKIHIQKGFKEQKIVDLAKNADILIKWCDKTLLDKITENGNHQGIAAMVSPKAYTDIDVILKNIEEKGQEGFLVILDSLEDPHNLGSIIRTGDGAGVDGIIIPKHRAVPLTFTVAKVAAGALEHVPVAQVTNLSQTIELLKAKGYWIFGADMDGTEYYKADLKGKICLVIGGEGKGIGQLVKKHCDVILSIPLKGEVSSLNAGVAAGILMYEVVKQRNS
- the cysE gene encoding serine O-acetyltransferase encodes the protein MFRQMKEDINAIFDRDPAAKNTIEIILCYPGFHALFFHRLANKFYKRKMVTLARFISQFSRWVTGIEIHPGATIGKGVFIDHGTGVVIGETAEVGDFVTIYQGVTLGGTGKEKGKRHPTVQENCIIGAGAKVLGPFTVGENSKIGAGSVVLEEVPPNSTVVGIPGKIVANNGVKVNQQLDHNNLPDPILVMLTCLQRQVQDLKKEVDVLKGGKDENESL
- a CDS encoding Mini-ribonuclease 3 yields the protein MNKSQLEKEIPVLALAFVGDSVYDTYIRSMLLRSGKYKPNLLHKRAEKFNKATSQSIAFLRIQNELEEIELNIALRGRNVKGNSFPKSATVAEYKNATGLEAVMGYLYLNNNFGRIETLMSRIVEIIQGEED